Genomic DNA from Streptomyces venezuelae:
TCGCCGCCGCCCGCGCCGCCGCCGTCAGCGCGCTGGCCCGCATCCCCGACGGCTCGCTGTTCGCTCTGGTCGCCGGGGGCGACAGGACCGCCATGATCTATCCCAGGCGGCCGGGTCTCGCCGTCGCGCACGCCGAGTCGCGGGCCGCCGCCGAGGCCGCATTGCACGACTGCACCCCGGGTGGCGGCACCGCGATGGGCACCTGGCTGGAGCGGGCCCGGCAGCTCTTCCGGGAACTGCCGGCCACGGGCGACGGCGGCGGCTGGGTGCGGCACGCGCTGCTGCTCACCGACGGCAAGAACGAACCCGGGTACGAGACGCGGGCCGAGCTGCAGGAGCGGGTCGAGCGGTGCGCGCGGGCCTTCGCCTGCGACGTCGTGGGCATCGGCGACGCCTGGGAGACCGAGGAACTCCTGCTCATCGCCCGTGCGTTGGGGGGCGGCGCCCGTGCCGTCGCGGATCTGACGCGGCTGCCCGACGAGCTGGCCTCGCTCACCGGGCGGGCCGCCGGGCGTGACGTCACGGGCCTGCGGCTGCGCCTCTACCACCGCGCCGGGGTGCGTCCGCACTCCTTCGAGCAGGTCCATCCCACGCGGGTCGCGCTCCACCCCGACCGCGTCGACCTGTCGGGTGTCGGGACGGGCGCGGGCGGTCCCGTCGAGGAGTACGACCTCGGCCCGTGCGGCCAGGAGACCCGCGCCTATCTGCTGTGTGTCGGCGCGCCCTACGACCCCGCCCAGCTCGGCAAGGAGCTCCTCCTCACGGAGGTCGAACTGGACGCGGAGAGCCCGGCGCCGCTGCGGCTGCCCGCGCCGCAGCCCGTGCTGATGCGCTGGACCGACGACCCCGACCTGTACAGCCGACTCGACCCGCAGGTCGCCCACTACCGGCAGGAGGAAGAGCTGCACCGCACCTTCGAGGAGGCCTGCGCGGAGCTGAAGCTCGGCAGGCGGTCGGCCGCCGAGGCGCTGCTCGGCACCGCGTGGCGGCTCGCCGCCGAGACCGGCGACACCGCGATGCAGGAGCATCTGCGCCGCCTCGTCCGCGTCCGCGACTCGGCGAGCGGGCGGGTCGAACTCCGGGACCGCATCGCGAAGTTCGACGTCGAGGCCGCCCGCATCCAGACCAGCACGACCGTCCTGCCCGGCGTCCACCTGCCCGGCCCACGGCCGCCCGGAGCCGCCCGGTGACGGCCCTGTGGCGCGCCGTCCCGCCGCTCGCCGCCGACGCGCTGCGCGCCCTGCGCCGGTACGCGTGGCCGGTACCGCTGGCCGAACGTCCGCGCAACCGCCGGTACTTGCGGGACCGGCTCGTCGCGCTGCCGCTGCTCACCGTCGTCGCGGCCGTAACGTTCGGCTGGGCGTACGCGGACGTGCGCGAGGACTCGGCGACCCTGCGGGACAGCTTCCTGCCCGCGCTCGTCGGGCTCGCCGAGGCCGAGACGTCCCTGCGCATCGCCGACCGCGAGGCCGCGGAGAGCCTGGCGGCCGGGGAGGCCGTACAGCTCAGCGGGTTGAGCAAGCGGTACACCACGCGCACCACCAGGGCCGTGCAGCACCTCAACCAGGTGGCCCGCAGCGGCGCCCTGACCACCGCCGAACGCCAGGAGCTCGACGTCGTCTCCGGGCTCGTCGTCGACTACGGCACCTGGATCACCTTCGCCCAGAACAACGTCGCCGACCCCACGCTCCGGGACGCCGGACTCTCGTACGCACGCAGCATGCTCTGCTCGGCCCCCGGGCCCGCGCCCACCGGGAAGGCCGGCGCGGACGGCTATCCGGCCTGCCGTCCCGCCACCGGTTCGCGCTCCGACGCGACCGCCGTCGTCGACCGCATCTCCTCCCTGGAGGACAGGCTGCGCGACAGGCTCGCGGACCGGGCGGCGCCGGGCGGCCGCGTCCTCGCCACGGCATCCCTTTCCGCCCTCGCCCTGGTGCTGCTCGCGTGCGGCCACTGGCGCACCCAGGTGTTCGTCCACCACCGGCTGCACCTCCACGTCAGCGTCCCGCTGCTCGTCGCCGCCCTGCCGCTGCTCGCCGTGCCGTTCCTGACGGCCGACGCCGTCCTCGCCCACCGGGCGCAGCAACGGGTGGTGTCGACGGCGGCCGGGATAGCCGAGCGGACGACCCCGGCGATCGAGTCGACCGTCGACGACGACCCGTTCGGCGCCCGCCACCCGCTCCTGATCCGGTCCCTGGACGAGCACGCGAACCGCGACCTGGCGGCGGGCCGCCTCTCCTCGCTGGACGGGGTCGCGCCGTGGGTGGCGCCCGCCGGTCTCCTCAGCGCGGGCGTCACCGCGGTCACCCTCCACGCCTACCGCCGCGAGTACGTCCTCGTCTCCCGCCCAGGAGCCACCCCATGAGTCCCCGGACCGTGTTCCGCACCCTCCTCGCGACCTGTCTGCTCGCCGTCACCGCGGGTGCCTGCGGGAGCGAGCGGCCCGAGACCCTCGTCGTGCTGGGGCCCTGGACCGGTCCGGAGGGCAAGGCCTTCGAGGCGATGCTGCACCGCCTCGACGACGGCACCGGCAAGTCGTACACGTACCAGGGCACCCGTTCGCTGCGGGAGACGCTCGGCGCGCAGCTGGAGGCGGGCGACCCGCCGGACGTGGCGATCCTCAACAGCATCGGCGAACTCGTGGAGCACGCCCGCGCGGGACACCTCACCCCGCTCGACCGCGCCGCCACCGCCCGCGCCTACCCGCCCTGGGCGCCCCGCCTCGACGTCGACGGCGGGCGCCGCACCTACTGGGTGCCGCTGAAGGTCGACCTGAAGAGCCTGGTGTGGAGCAAGGAGGGCAGCGCCCGTGACCGTCCCGCATGGTGCGTGGGGCTCGCCTCGCAGGCCACGTCCGGGTGGCCCGGCACCGACTGGATCGAGGACATCCTCCTGCACCAGGCGGGCCCCGCCACGTACACGCGGTGGGCCACCGGGGACGTCCGCTGGCGCGACCCGCGGGTCCGCAGGGCGTGGACGACCTGGGCCGAACTCCTCGGCAGGCGCACGCGGGCGGCCGTGGACCGGTCCCTGACGACGCCGTACGTCGGTCCGCGCGGTCTGCTCGACTCCCAGCGGCCCCGCTGCACGCACGAGCACCAGGGTGCCTTCATCCGGTACGTGTACGCGCACGACCGGGTCCGCGTCGAACCCGCGGCGGGCTACCTGGGCGGGCGGCCCGAGCACGACGGCGCGTATGAGGTGGCGGGCGACATGGCCGCCGTGTTCAGCGGCGACCCGGCGGCGCGCGCCCTCGTCGACCGCCTCTCCGGCGAGCGGGCCCGCGCGCTCTGGCGGGAACGGGCCTCGGACGGGCTGCAGCCGTTCTTCCCCGACGCGAGCGACCCCCAGCCGACCGACGCGACGGGCCGGCGCATCGCGGACATCCTCACGGCGAAGGCGCGGACGCTCTGCTTCGACGCGTCGGACGTGATGCCGCCGGGCGTGCGCGACGCGTTCCACCGGGCCGTCCTGCAGTACTTCGGCGACCCGACGGAGAAACGCCTCGACGAACTCCTCGGCCGGCTGGACACGGTCCGCACCGAAGCCGCGAAGGACGCGGCCCCCGGCCACCTGCCGGAGTCGGAGGTCTGCGCCCCGCCCGGCGGCTGAGATCCTGTGGCCGTCGCACCCGCGTCAGCGGCTGAGCTCCTCCGGGCAGGGTGTGCCGCGCGGCAGCTGGTAGGGCGAGCCGAGCCGGTAGACGCCGGCCTTCGGGGCGAGCAGCTCGACCCACTTGTCGCCCGCCCGGTCCTCCCGCGCCTCGGACAGGCAGCCGTTGATGTTCTCGTACACCTTGGGCCGCCTCTCGTTCAGCTCGCGCTGCCGCTTCGACGCCTCGGTCTCCTGCGGCGCCTTCACGCCCTTGCCGTGCTCGTCGACGATGCTCAGCCACGGCGAGTACGGGATGCGGATCAGGACGCGGCCCGGCTTGTCGACGCGCAGCGTCATCTGGCCCTGCTCGGCGCGGGTCACCACGGCGTTCGGCTCGGCGAGCGGGCGCGGATCGGTGACCTCGTACAGCTGCCAGTTGTCGTCGACCCACACCTTCTTCAGGTACGGCAGGCCGTCCCTGATGAGCTGCGCCTCGCGCTTGCCGCCGTCGCCGTCGGGCTCGCCCTTGGGGAGCGCCACGTAATGCACGGACCAGCGCTGCAGCCACTCGTGGTAGTTCGCCGAGTTCAGGGTGTCGTCGTAGAAGAGCGGGTTGCGCTCCATGTCGGCCTGCCGGTTCCAGCCGCGCGCGAGCTGGACGTACGCGGGGAGCGCGGACGCCTCGCGGTGGCTGCGGGCCGGCACCACTTCGAGGCGGCCCTTCGCGGCGCCCTTCTCCTTCAGCTCGTTGACCAGCGGCGCGACCTCACGCGTCCAGGAGGCGTCGGAGCGGGTGTGCACGATGTCGTCGACGGCCTTGAAGCCGATCCACCCGGTGAAGCCGACGAACGCCACGATGATCACGTACCAGGTACGGGACTTCGGGACCGCGTACGGCAGCGCGGCGATCAGCGCGACGCCCGCGAAGGACATCGCGAGACGCGAGATGTTGGAGCCGATCTGCGAGCTGATCAGCCAGACGCCGAGCACGAACGCCGCGTACACGGCGGTGGTGATCCGTACGGTCTTCCACTGCTTCGGCACGACGAAGTAGACGATGATCGAGGCGATCAGCGGCAGCGACGCCGAGCCGAACGACATCGGCTGCGTGCCGGAGAACGGGAAGAGCCACGCGGAGAGGCCCACGACGACGGCGGGTGCGATGCCCAGCGCGTACGCGCCCGGGTACCGCTTGCTGAGGAACAGCGCGACGGCGACGAGCCCCACGAAGAGACCGGCGACGGGGCTGCCCATCGTCGCGAGCGCCGCGAACGGAGCGGCGACCAGGGCCTTCGCCCACCGCTTGTAGCGCCAGCGGTGCGGCCAGCAGAAGACGGCGGCGACGGCCGCGAGCGCGAACATCTGGCCGAGGCCGTAGGTCACGCGGCCCGACACCGCGTTGGCGAGCAGCGCGAAGACACCCGCGGCGACCGGCCACAGCAGCCTGCCCTTCACCGCGCGGCTGCGCATGAGGATCATGGTGAGCAGCCCCGCCGAGACGGTGCCCGCGATCATCATCGTGGTCCGCACGCCGAGCACCGACATGAGGTACGGCGAGATCACGCTGTACGACACCGGATGCATGCCGCCGTACCAGCCCAGGTTGTACGCCGACGCCGGGTGCCGCCCGACGAACTCGGCCCAGGCGTCCTGTGCCGCGAGGTCGCCGCCGCTGTTGGCGAAGACGAGGAACCAGACGACGTGCAGCACGGCGGCGACCGCCGTCGTGATCGTCACCGGGTGGCGCAGGAAGCGCTTCTGCCACGGTTGCGCGGGCCCGCCGCCGGGCGCACTGCGCTGGGCCGGCAGCTTGACCCGCCCACCGGTGCGGGGGCCGTCGCCCGTGTCAGGTGCGGCGGCGTCGTCGGCGCGCGTCGGCTCCGCTGTTGCCACTGGAGGCTCTCCCCGTGTCGTCCATGTTTCCGGAGTACCCCGGGTCCCCGAGCTTGTGACGCTAGCACGCACGCGCGAGGGGAGGCCCGGGGCGGGCCTCCCCTCGCGGGGCTCAGCCGACCCGGGTCAGCTTGGCGCCGAAGCCCGGTTCGCTCAGGTCCTTCTGCAGTGCCACCGGCACCTCGACGGCATCACCCTTGCCGTCGCCGACGTGCAGCACACCGACCTCGGTGCCCGCCTTCGCCGTGTTCGGGACGGTCTTGCCCTTCATGTCGTCGAGCTCCAGCTTGACGGTCAGGCCCGACCAGCCGACGGCGGAGACGTCCTTGGTGGCGACGAGCGGGGTCGTCCCGCCGAGACCGTCGTCGACCTGCCCGACGACCTCACCCTTCTTCACGATCGTCTTGGCCTTGAGGGCGTCCTGTCCGGCCGCGATCAGGTTCTTGGTGACGTCGGTGACCTTGTCGATGTTGGCGACGCCGTTGCTGCCGTACTGGCCGAGGGCGGCGCCGATGATCGTCTGCTTCTTGCCGTCGATCACCTTCTCCGCGGCGAAGAGGATGTTGCCGCCGGCCGCGGTGGTCGTACCGGTCTTGATGCCGATCGCGACGGTCGGGACCAGCTTGAAGAAGTTGGTCTGCTTCTCGTTGTTGAGGTCCATGTAGCTCGGCTGGCGGGAGATCTCGTTGAAGACGGGGTTCTCCATGGCCGCGCGGCCCAGCTTCACCAGGTCCTCGGCGGTCGACACGGTCGTCTTGTCCAGGCCGCTGGGGTCCGTGTAGTGGGTGTTCTTCATCCCCAGCTCCTTGGCGGTCTTGTTCATCTTCTCGACGAACGCGTCCTCGGAGCCGCTCTTGCTGTCCCAGCGGGCGAGCAGCTTGGCGATGTTGTTCGCCGACGGGAGCATGACCGCCTGCAGCGCCTCGTACTCGGTGATCTTCTGGCCCTCGGTGACCTTGACGACCGACTCGTTGGCCGGCTTGCCGGTCTCGTAGTGCTTCTGCGCGGCGGCGTCGACGGGGATCTTCGGGCCGTCCTGGCCCTTCTCCAGCGGGTGGTCCCGCAGGATCAGGTAGACCGTCATGACCTTCGCGATGCTCGCGATCGGCACGGGCTTCTGCTCGCCCGACGTGCCGAAGGTGCCGATGCCGTTGACGTCCATCGCGGCCTGGCCGTCGGCCGGCCACGGCACGTCCGGCTTGCCGCCCTCGAACTTCACGGTCTCCTGCGCGGTGAGCTGCAGGGTGGGTGTCGGGAGCGGTCGCACGACCTGTACGACTGCAAAGACGACCAGCAGGAGCAGGACGAGCGGCGTCCAGATCTTGACCCTGCGCACGGCCGTGCGCACCGGCGTCTCGGGCGGCGGCGGGGTGTTGGTCAGCTCGGCGAGCAGGTCGATCGGCGGCTTGGGCGGCAGCGGCTGCTGCGTGGTGCGCTCGACCGGGGGCGGGACGGCGGGGCCCGCGGGGGCGGTGCCGGCCCTGGGCGCGGGCGTCTTGGGCTCCGCGGTGACCGCACCCTTCGGGCCCTGCGCCTGCCCCTGCTTCGGGGCCTGCTTCGGGCCCGGCTGCGGCGCGGGCTTCGCCTTCGGCCCGTCGAGCGGCTTCAGCGCGACGAACTTGCTGGTCCGCTCGGCGTCGCCCTCGGGCTTCGCGGTTTCCTTCTTTGCAGTTCCCTTTGCGCCTTCGCCCAGCTTGAGCATGGTGGTGGGCTGGTCGACGTCCTTGCCCCCGGCCTTCGGGACCTTCGGCGCCTTGAAGACGGCGGTGGCCTGGTCGACGCCGGTGGACTTCGCGTCGGCGGCGTCGGCCTCGGCCGGATCGTCCTCGGCGGCGGCGTCGAGCTCGGGCGCGGGATCGGACTCCGGCTCGGCATCAGCCTTCGACGCGGCCTCGGGCCAGGCGGGAGCCTCGGACTTCGACGCGCCCTCGGCCCACGAGGGAGCCCCGCGCCTCGCCACGGACTCGGCCTTCGCCGCGGACTCCGGCTCCGCCTCGGCCTTCGACGCGGGCTCGGCGTTCGACGCGCTTTCGGTCCTCGACGTGGCCTCAGCCTTCCCCGCGGGCTTCGGCTCCGCCTCGGGCTTCGGCTCCGCCTCGGGCTCGGTTTCGGCCTTCGGCTCGGGCTTCGCCTCCGGGCTCGGCTCCGGCTTCGCGGAAGCCGCGGGCCCGGCATCGGCCGCCCCGGCCCCGGCCGCGAGGTCGGCCGCACCGGCGGTTTCGGCCTTGTCCGATGCCCTGGACTTGTCCGACGTCCCGGACTTGTCCGACACCTCGGGCTCGGCCGTCGTTCCCGACTTCGCCGCGGCGGCGTTCTCCCCCTCCGGGTCAGCGTCCGAGTCCGCCTCGGACGCTGACTCCGGCTCGTCGTCGGACGTCGCGACCCACGCCGCCACCGCGTTCCGCAGCCGCGCGTCCCCGTTGGTCTCGGTCCCGGGCGCTTCCGCCGCCCCGGAACCCGTCTCCTCGGAGTCGTCCGCATCGCCGGAACCGTCGGCGCCGTCGGAACCGGTCGCCGCCTCGGCGACGTCCTTCGTCGAGAAGACGGCGGTCGCCCGGTCCGCCGGGATCTCGTCCCGCACCTGCGGCGTCTCGCGCGTGATCGCGAGACGCGGGTCGCGTTCCTCCGGCGCCGGCCCGGAGGTCTCCTCCGGGGTCGGATTCCCCGACGACTTCCGCTGCTTCGATCTGTCGGGGGTCTCGCCCGCCACCGATGCCTCCTCGTACGCCATGCCGTTTGCCGATACTGATGCTTGCCGTGTGCTGACCGTGCGCCAAATCCGGCCGGACAACCACTGTCCGAACCGTGTACCAGTGTCCTGTGTGAGGGCTTAACCCCCGTGGTAGACGAGAACGACATACCTACTGGTTCCCGTACATCCCGACCACGCGCTCTCGACAGACCAATGTGAGAGGGGTCACCCTGTCATTCATCCACGCGGGGAGGCATGGATGGGCAGGAGCCGCAGAACAATTCCGGAGGAGCTTCTGCTGCTCGCTTTGGACCCGGCCACGGGTACCACAGCGCAGCCGCAGTCGCTCGACCTCGGTCTGGCCGGAGCACAGCTAGTGGAGCTGGCGCTGGCCGGACGGATAGCCCCAGACGGGGATCGTATCGCCGTGGTGATGCCACGGCCGACCGGAGATCCGACTCTGGACTCCGCACTGGAACTGCTGCGCAGGCGCGGCAGTCCGGTCCGGGCGGTCCACTGGATCGGCGGACCCCGACTGGGGCTCCGCCAGACGTACCTCTCGCACCTGGAGCGGTGCGGCATGGTTCATGCCGTGGCGGGCCAGATGTGCGGGGTGCTGCCGACGACTCGCTACCAAGCGACGGACACGGCCATCAGCCGGGAGATCAGGTCCCGGCTCGATTCGGCGATCCGCACCGGTGTACCGCCGGACCCGCGGACCGCCGCGCTCGCCGCCCTGGCCCACGCGGTCGGTCTCGGCAAGCATCTGTACCCCGGGAACGAGGGGCGTTCATCGCGCTCCCGGCTCCGGGACCTGATCAGGCACGACCCCATGGGCGGCCTCGTGGCGCACGCCGTGATGGACGTCCAGAACGGCGTG
This window encodes:
- a CDS encoding VWA domain-containing protein, with product MAGQEDQEPAASVGLEVSQVVELPRPRTPGGQDTARMYAVLTVTVRRAGAAHAPPAATVRDPAAADAGAAGARLAEVLLIDHSSSMVMPPSRLAAARAAAVSALARIPDGSLFALVAGGDRTAMIYPRRPGLAVAHAESRAAAEAALHDCTPGGGTAMGTWLERARQLFRELPATGDGGGWVRHALLLTDGKNEPGYETRAELQERVERCARAFACDVVGIGDAWETEELLLIARALGGGARAVADLTRLPDELASLTGRAAGRDVTGLRLRLYHRAGVRPHSFEQVHPTRVALHPDRVDLSGVGTGAGGPVEEYDLGPCGQETRAYLLCVGAPYDPAQLGKELLLTEVELDAESPAPLRLPAPQPVLMRWTDDPDLYSRLDPQVAHYRQEEELHRTFEEACAELKLGRRSAAEALLGTAWRLAAETGDTAMQEHLRRLVRVRDSASGRVELRDRIAKFDVEAARIQTSTTVLPGVHLPGPRPPGAAR
- a CDS encoding alpha-glucoside ABC transporter substrate-binding protein, whose amino-acid sequence is MSPRTVFRTLLATCLLAVTAGACGSERPETLVVLGPWTGPEGKAFEAMLHRLDDGTGKSYTYQGTRSLRETLGAQLEAGDPPDVAILNSIGELVEHARAGHLTPLDRAATARAYPPWAPRLDVDGGRRTYWVPLKVDLKSLVWSKEGSARDRPAWCVGLASQATSGWPGTDWIEDILLHQAGPATYTRWATGDVRWRDPRVRRAWTTWAELLGRRTRAAVDRSLTTPYVGPRGLLDSQRPRCTHEHQGAFIRYVYAHDRVRVEPAAGYLGGRPEHDGAYEVAGDMAAVFSGDPAARALVDRLSGERARALWRERASDGLQPFFPDASDPQPTDATGRRIADILTAKARTLCFDASDVMPPGVRDAFHRAVLQYFGDPTEKRLDELLGRLDTVRTEAAKDAAPGHLPESEVCAPPGG
- a CDS encoding DMT family transporter, with the protein product MATAEPTRADDAAAPDTGDGPRTGGRVKLPAQRSAPGGGPAQPWQKRFLRHPVTITTAVAAVLHVVWFLVFANSGGDLAAQDAWAEFVGRHPASAYNLGWYGGMHPVSYSVISPYLMSVLGVRTTMMIAGTVSAGLLTMILMRSRAVKGRLLWPVAAGVFALLANAVSGRVTYGLGQMFALAAVAAVFCWPHRWRYKRWAKALVAAPFAALATMGSPVAGLFVGLVAVALFLSKRYPGAYALGIAPAVVVGLSAWLFPFSGTQPMSFGSASLPLIASIIVYFVVPKQWKTVRITTAVYAAFVLGVWLISSQIGSNISRLAMSFAGVALIAALPYAVPKSRTWYVIIVAFVGFTGWIGFKAVDDIVHTRSDASWTREVAPLVNELKEKGAAKGRLEVVPARSHREASALPAYVQLARGWNRQADMERNPLFYDDTLNSANYHEWLQRWSVHYVALPKGEPDGDGGKREAQLIRDGLPYLKKVWVDDNWQLYEVTDPRPLAEPNAVVTRAEQGQMTLRVDKPGRVLIRIPYSPWLSIVDEHGKGVKAPQETEASKRQRELNERRPKVYENINGCLSEAREDRAGDKWVELLAPKAGVYRLGSPYQLPRGTPCPEELSR
- a CDS encoding D-alanyl-D-alanine carboxypeptidase — its product is MAYEEASVAGETPDRSKQRKSSGNPTPEETSGPAPEERDPRLAITRETPQVRDEIPADRATAVFSTKDVAEAATGSDGADGSGDADDSEETGSGAAEAPGTETNGDARLRNAVAAWVATSDDEPESASEADSDADPEGENAAAAKSGTTAEPEVSDKSGTSDKSRASDKAETAGAADLAAGAGAADAGPAASAKPEPSPEAKPEPKAETEPEAEPKPEAEPKPAGKAEATSRTESASNAEPASKAEAEPESAAKAESVARRGAPSWAEGASKSEAPAWPEAASKADAEPESDPAPELDAAAEDDPAEADAADAKSTGVDQATAVFKAPKVPKAGGKDVDQPTTMLKLGEGAKGTAKKETAKPEGDAERTSKFVALKPLDGPKAKPAPQPGPKQAPKQGQAQGPKGAVTAEPKTPAPRAGTAPAGPAVPPPVERTTQQPLPPKPPIDLLAELTNTPPPPETPVRTAVRRVKIWTPLVLLLLVVFAVVQVVRPLPTPTLQLTAQETVKFEGGKPDVPWPADGQAAMDVNGIGTFGTSGEQKPVPIASIAKVMTVYLILRDHPLEKGQDGPKIPVDAAAQKHYETGKPANESVVKVTEGQKITEYEALQAVMLPSANNIAKLLARWDSKSGSEDAFVEKMNKTAKELGMKNTHYTDPSGLDKTTVSTAEDLVKLGRAAMENPVFNEISRQPSYMDLNNEKQTNFFKLVPTVAIGIKTGTTTAAGGNILFAAEKVIDGKKQTIIGAALGQYGSNGVANIDKVTDVTKNLIAAGQDALKAKTIVKKGEVVGQVDDGLGGTTPLVATKDVSAVGWSGLTVKLELDDMKGKTVPNTAKAGTEVGVLHVGDGKGDAVEVPVALQKDLSEPGFGAKLTRVG
- a CDS encoding GOLPH3/VPS74 family protein, with the translated sequence MGRSRRTIPEELLLLALDPATGTTAQPQSLDLGLAGAQLVELALAGRIAPDGDRIAVVMPRPTGDPTLDSALELLRRRGSPVRAVHWIGGPRLGLRQTYLSHLERCGMVHAVAGQMCGVLPTTRYQATDTAISREIRSRLDSAIRTGVPPDPRTAALAALAHAVGLGKHLYPGNEGRSSRSRLRDLIRHDPMGGLVAHAVMDVQNGVAAQPRRSAAPAGPTGPGGGRQPARATADPGGVPMQPRRGSMARAVAH